In Capricornis sumatraensis isolate serow.1 chromosome 2, serow.2, whole genome shotgun sequence, the DNA window AGAAGCAGGGGCAGACACAGATAGAGGGGAAGTGTGGGAGAGGCAGAGTCTAAATGATGGATGTCAGCATGACAGGCAAAAAAATAGTGCAGAACACAGCAGGCAAACTTGCTTTGAGCAGATTATTTCTTCTCAGGTAGATGATCCTAGGAGACTTCAATAACTCTTACCTCCCAGGAACTGAAGAATTCTTGGGCTGGAAATGGCGCTGTGAGAGGGGCATGCAAGCCCCAATTGCTGGGAACATGTTGCTGCTGttctttagtcattaagttgtgtctgactagcccgccaggctcctctgtccatgggattccccaggcaagaatactggagtgggtttccatgtccttctccaggggatcttcctaacccagggatcaaacctgcatttcctacatggcaggtgaattctttaccactgagccagtagggaagccccTGGCAACAGACTTCTGATGTATTGGAGATTatacttctttagaaaaatgcccAGAGAACTTTGCTGGATTCTTCTCTGCTCATCTTGTCCTCATATCCAGTAGAGTTTAGTTGAAATCAGCATAGAATCCCAACAGTCCAGCTCCATGCCCCTCCACCCATTAGCAATTCTTGCTGTGAACTCACTGCCTCTCTTCCATGCAAACAGGTACAGAAGAGTCACCACGCAAAGAAGAATATGGTTGGCTCTGGGCCTTTGCTGGCTGGTGTCATTCCTGGTGGGATTGACCCCCATGTTTGGGTGGAACATGAAACTGAGCTCAGCAGACGAAAACCTCACCTCCCTACCCTGCAAATTCCGTTCGGTCATGAGGCTGGATTACATGgtctacttcagcttcttcctgTGGATTCTCATTCCCCTGGTTGTCATGTGTGCCATCTACTTTGATATCTTCTACGTCATCCGGAACCGACTCAGTCAGAACTTTTCTGGCTCCCAAGAGACAGGTGCATTCTACGGACGGGAGTTCAAGACAGCCAAGTCCCTGTTACTGGttcttttcttgtttgctttGTGCTGGCTGCctttgtccatcatcaactgtaTCCTCTACTTTGATGGGCAAGTGCCGCAGATTGTGCTGTACCTGGGCATCCTGCTCTCCCACGCTAACTCCATGATGAACCCCATCGTCTATgcttataaaataaagaagttcAAGGAAACCTATCTCTTGATCCTCAAAGCCTGTGTGATCTGCCAGCCCTCTAAGTCCATGGACCCAAGCACTGAGCAGACTTCTGAGTAGCTATCCATGAAAGATGGCTGTCCATCTCATTGACCTTCAGATTCGGCATCGACACTTGAGTGCCCTTCCACCTGGGATGGGGCTCTCATGTCTTTGATTCCTTCTATTGATGCGGAAAGCATTTGGCTGGCTGCCTCTATGTCCTTCCCAATGTCCTCTTtctctaattcatttttttttttcatgtccttCTTTTCTGGGTATCTGACTTGAGGACAATGCACCATTGTCACTGCTACGTGTCTTCTCAAACAGAAGTTATGGAATCTGAAGGATGCTTCATTGGCTTACTGACGAAAAGGGACTGATCAGGCTTGACGTGATGGTGACTCAGTTTGGCTTCACTGTGGAACTAAGCAGAGAACCCCGCTCTCAGCAGTTGCCTGGAAGATGATGGAAGGCAAGGACTGACTTGCGTTTAAGGGGGGGACTTAACTTTCTGGATTCAGCTGTAAATGTATTGAGTGAATAAAAGATAATAACTAACTTTTTTATAACTCTTTGCTGAGGGTCAGGGTCACTTGGGGCTAGAAGACCCAGCTGGCTGCTCCTGGCACTCAGCCTGCTTGCTATGTGATGCCATGTGACACCTTCTCCTATAAATACTGTGTAAATTCTGGGACCCTCACCCCTGGCCCCAGCACActctgctcctttttcctgggcTGATCGGAGTACTTGTCAGCTTTCTGAACCATTCATCAAGGGTTAGAGAAGAAACAATTCTCTCTTAGACATGAGTCTCAAATTATTTCCtctggtattttattttaataggaatAAGGGGAGAGGGGCAAAAAGAGACAGCAGACAgctattaatatttgttgagcatgTTCTAtacacttccctagtggttcagacagtaaagagtctgcttgcaaagcgggagacttgggtttgattcctgggtcaggaagatcccctggagaaggaaatggcaacccactccagtattcttgcctggaaaattccatggacagaggaacctggtgggctacagtctaaggggtcacaaaaagtcggacatgactaagtcgAACACTTTCACTTGCTATGTACTATTTTACATGTGTTCTCTCTTTTGGTCCTGATTGTCTTTAAGGTACCATCCTCACTACCATCTCTATTTTGCAGAAGaaaaaactgaggtacagagagtttaagtaacttgtccacaATCACATAATTAATCAGTATGAGCACCAGGATTTCAAGGCAGCCCTGCTTTATGGGAGAACCCAACATTCTTGCTACCTATCCTTAGACATGCAGCGGGACTTGCAATTTCTACAAAGCCCAGACTCTTAGTTCATCTTATATACAATTATCAGAATCATGAGTACAAGCTATGGTTTGTATACTTGAGgactgctgggtttttttttttttttttgccttagttGCTGTTTCCTGTTG includes these proteins:
- the ADORA3 gene encoding adenosine receptor A3, yielding MPVNSTAVSLTSVTYITVEILIGLCAIVGNVLVIWVVKLNPSLQTTTFYFIVSLALADIAVGVLVMPLAIVISLGVTIHFYSCLFMTCLMLIFTHASIMSLLAIAVDRYLRVKLTVRYRRVTTQRRIWLALGLCWLVSFLVGLTPMFGWNMKLSSADENLTSLPCKFRSVMRLDYMVYFSFFLWILIPLVVMCAIYFDIFYVIRNRLSQNFSGSQETGAFYGREFKTAKSLLLVLFLFALCWLPLSIINCILYFDGQVPQIVLYLGILLSHANSMMNPIVYAYKIKKFKETYLLILKACVICQPSKSMDPSTEQTSE